A DNA window from Pyrus communis chromosome 3, drPyrComm1.1, whole genome shotgun sequence contains the following coding sequences:
- the LOC137729875 gene encoding uncharacterized protein, which translates to MEKSKSFPHYTSAYSGEFDFRERSNSYNFNGPTQKGSGFATSTDPELQRKKRVASYNVFTMEGKVKTSLRNSFKWIKNRFVTDVRYDG; encoded by the coding sequence ATGGAGAAGAGCAAGTCATTCCCTCACTACACCTCAGCTTACTCCGGCGAGTTTGACTTCCGGGAGCGGTCGAACTCGTACAACTTCAACGGGCCAACCCAGAAGGGAAGCGGTTTTGCAACATCAACTGATCCAGAACTccagaggaagaagagagtTGCCTCATACAACGTGTTTACGATGGAAGGTAAGGTTAAAACAAGTCTAAGAAACAGCTTCAAGTGGATCAAGAACAGGTTCGTCACCGATGTCCGTTATGATGGATGA